A window of the Streptomyces finlayi genome harbors these coding sequences:
- the treY gene encoding malto-oligosyltrehalose synthase has protein sequence MTPTATYRLQLQPDFPFSAAGKAVPYLAALGVSHLHLSPVLEAVPGSRHGYDVVDHSLVRAELGGEVGLRQLSATAREYGLGLILDIVPNHMAAAPRHNRQLWEVLREGRTSPYARWFDIDWTAGGGKVLLPVLAGPLGDEIGRFETGPAQDCGAPVLRYGEQEFPLREGTAGLPLPELLDAQHYRLAWWRLARTELNYRRFFTISELIGVRVEHPEVFAATHAKILELLSDGVADGLRIDHPDGLAEPAAYLERLNEASGGRWTVVEKILTGSETLPAGWAVAGTTGYDALHRIDGLFTDPAGAADLLGRYRDFAGPPGDRGGYWTATVRRAAYRVVKHELVAETRWLTRLATEVCAQDPALRDHAPWALRAAVTELLVRVPVYRPYVTAGGPVTALAESALPAEAVRDAKAVFSVPEEARAVDVVRELALGRLGEGEAQTAFCARFAQTASALHAKSVEDTAFYRYVPLISATEVGGDPGMPAVAPEEFHAFCARLARDWPATGTVLTTHDTKRSADVRARIAVLSECPEQWSSLVAQVTRATSPAAPDPQLAWQAWQSAYGCADLPAQELATRLEPALLKAVREAGLFTSWTEPDPAYERAVSDFVAAGPGSDAGPAQALLRRFAAALGPQVRANVLGAALVQLTMPGVPDLYQGTEREYLALVDPDNRRPFREPDREADEKAAVTVAALGLRRERPELFGESGTYAPLSAHGPAAAHCLAFARSGEVVTAVTRLSLRLTEEGGWRGTVLTLPDEGPWHDLLAPGREFTGPAVDVSELFADRPVALLRRAVREGSADLG, from the coding sequence ATGACGCCCACTGCCACGTACCGACTCCAGCTCCAACCGGACTTCCCCTTCTCCGCTGCCGGTAAGGCAGTGCCGTATCTCGCCGCGCTCGGGGTCTCCCATCTCCATCTGTCGCCCGTCCTGGAGGCCGTCCCCGGCTCACGGCACGGTTACGACGTCGTCGACCACAGCCTCGTACGCGCGGAACTGGGCGGCGAGGTGGGGCTGCGGCAGTTGTCCGCCACCGCCCGGGAGTACGGCCTCGGGCTGATCCTGGACATCGTGCCCAACCACATGGCCGCCGCGCCCCGCCACAACCGCCAGCTGTGGGAGGTGCTGCGCGAGGGGCGGACGTCCCCGTACGCGCGGTGGTTCGACATCGACTGGACGGCGGGCGGCGGCAAGGTGCTGCTGCCCGTGCTGGCGGGACCGCTCGGCGACGAGATCGGCCGCTTCGAGACCGGCCCGGCCCAGGACTGCGGTGCGCCGGTGCTGCGTTACGGCGAGCAGGAGTTCCCCCTGCGCGAGGGGACTGCCGGGCTGCCGCTGCCCGAGCTGCTGGACGCCCAGCACTACCGGCTCGCCTGGTGGCGCCTCGCCCGTACGGAACTCAACTACCGGCGGTTCTTCACCATCTCCGAACTGATCGGGGTACGCGTGGAGCATCCCGAGGTCTTCGCCGCCACACACGCCAAGATCCTCGAACTCCTGAGCGACGGCGTGGCCGACGGGCTGCGGATCGACCATCCGGACGGACTCGCCGAGCCCGCCGCCTATCTGGAGCGGCTGAACGAGGCGAGTGGCGGCCGCTGGACCGTGGTGGAGAAGATCCTCACCGGCTCCGAGACCCTTCCCGCCGGCTGGGCCGTCGCCGGGACGACGGGGTACGACGCGCTCCACCGGATCGACGGGCTGTTCACCGACCCGGCGGGGGCGGCGGACCTGCTCGGCCGGTACCGCGACTTCGCCGGGCCGCCGGGCGACCGCGGGGGCTACTGGACGGCGACGGTACGCCGGGCCGCGTACCGCGTGGTGAAACACGAACTGGTTGCCGAGACCCGGTGGCTGACCCGGCTCGCCACCGAGGTGTGCGCCCAGGACCCCGCCCTGCGCGACCACGCCCCGTGGGCGCTGCGCGCGGCCGTCACCGAACTGCTCGTGCGGGTTCCCGTCTACCGCCCGTACGTCACCGCGGGCGGCCCGGTCACCGCACTCGCGGAATCGGCTCTTCCGGCCGAGGCGGTACGGGACGCGAAGGCGGTGTTCTCCGTCCCCGAGGAGGCGAGGGCGGTGGACGTGGTGCGGGAACTGGCGCTGGGACGGCTCGGTGAGGGCGAGGCCCAGACCGCGTTCTGCGCCCGGTTCGCCCAGACGGCGTCCGCGCTGCACGCCAAGTCCGTCGAGGACACCGCCTTCTACCGCTACGTCCCGCTGATCTCCGCGACCGAGGTGGGCGGAGATCCGGGCATGCCCGCGGTGGCGCCCGAGGAGTTCCACGCGTTCTGCGCCCGGCTCGCCCGGGACTGGCCCGCGACGGGCACGGTGCTGACCACGCACGACACCAAACGGAGTGCCGATGTACGGGCCCGGATCGCGGTGCTCTCCGAGTGCCCGGAGCAGTGGTCGTCCCTGGTCGCGCAGGTGACCCGGGCCACCTCTCCGGCCGCTCCCGACCCGCAGCTGGCCTGGCAGGCGTGGCAGTCCGCGTACGGCTGCGCGGACCTGCCGGCGCAGGAGCTGGCGACGCGGCTGGAGCCCGCGCTGCTCAAGGCGGTGCGGGAGGCGGGTCTGTTCACCAGCTGGACCGAACCCGATCCGGCGTACGAGCGGGCGGTCTCGGACTTCGTGGCGGCGGGGCCCGGGAGCGATGCGGGTCCCGCGCAGGCGTTGCTGAGGCGGTTCGCCGCCGCGCTCGGCCCCCAGGTGCGGGCCAATGTGCTCGGCGCGGCCCTGGTGCAGCTGACCATGCCGGGGGTTCCGGACCTGTACCAGGGCACGGAGCGGGAGTACCTCGCCCTCGTCGACCCGGACAACCGCAGGCCGTTCCGGGAACCCGACCGGGAGGCCGACGAGAAGGCCGCGGTCACGGTGGCGGCCCTGGGCCTGCGCCGTGAGCGGCCGGAGCTCTTCGGGGAGTCGGGGACGTATGCCCCGCTGTCGGCGCACGGTCCGGCGGCGGCCCACTGTCTGGCCTTCGCCCGCTCGGGCGAGGTGGTCACGGCGGTGACCCGGCTGTCCCTGCGCCTGACGGAGGAGGGCGGCTGGCGCGGCACGGTGCTGACGCTGCCGGACGAGGGGCCGTGGCACGATCTGCTGGCGCCGGGGAGGGAGTTCACCGGTCCGGCGGTCGATGTGTCCGAGCTGTTCGCCGACCGTCCGGTGGCATTGCTCCGTAGGGCCGTACGAGAAGGGTCCGCGGACCTCGGGTGA
- a CDS encoding cytochrome P450, whose product MQIGPPAEPAGTDSPRTQAGTAGPSILTPGADQDPYRLRLYRTLREDHPLTYDRGLGAWLLSRYADVAAALTDPRFAGYPHEGAPRGGPAPLGLCLGSLDCAPLPRGARHRPAVQPARGSEALERTAYVLARRIADREQADLVPEFCHWLPLGGALTAAGLRHPDLTRLSRADLHLRIARSSATTCTVHTALRETALASFLANVLDEPCLLEVLGTDPDLIVGAWTETLRRDPPVQIVLRRTLTDVPVSGGTLPAGAAVACLMGAAGRDPDRFAAPDRFDPFRPDPGHLTTGPAHCPAVLLGRLEAEQGLHALLDAMPLIRWAEGFRPTATGLLTRGPRTLLVRPYGAMPPDGRRTARTHRPPDR is encoded by the coding sequence ATGCAGATCGGCCCGCCCGCGGAACCCGCCGGCACCGACAGCCCCCGCACCCAGGCGGGAACGGCGGGCCCGAGCATCCTGACACCCGGCGCGGACCAGGACCCGTACCGGCTGCGCCTCTACCGCACACTGCGCGAGGACCACCCGCTGACGTACGACAGGGGCCTCGGTGCCTGGCTGCTCAGCCGGTACGCGGATGTGGCCGCCGCACTCACCGACCCCCGGTTCGCCGGATATCCGCACGAAGGCGCTCCCCGGGGCGGCCCCGCCCCCCTGGGACTCTGCCTGGGCAGCCTCGACTGCGCTCCCCTGCCCCGCGGTGCCCGGCACCGGCCCGCGGTACAGCCGGCCCGCGGCAGCGAGGCCCTGGAGCGGACCGCCTACGTCCTGGCACGCCGGATAGCCGACCGGGAGCAGGCGGACCTCGTCCCCGAGTTCTGCCACTGGCTCCCGCTCGGCGGCGCCCTCACCGCGGCCGGGCTCCGCCATCCCGATCTCACCCGGTTGTCCCGCGCCGACCTCCACCTCCGGATCGCCCGGTCGTCGGCCACCACCTGCACCGTGCACACCGCCCTCCGCGAGACGGCCCTCGCCTCGTTCCTCGCCAACGTCCTGGACGAGCCCTGCCTCCTGGAGGTCCTGGGCACCGACCCCGACCTGATCGTGGGCGCCTGGACGGAGACCCTGCGCCGCGACCCGCCCGTGCAGATCGTCCTGCGCCGCACCCTCACCGACGTGCCGGTCAGCGGCGGCACACTCCCCGCCGGGGCAGCCGTCGCCTGCCTCATGGGCGCGGCGGGACGCGACCCCGACCGGTTCGCCGCACCCGACCGCTTCGACCCGTTCAGGCCCGACCCCGGACACCTCACCACCGGTCCCGCCCACTGCCCCGCCGTCCTCCTCGGCCGGCTGGAAGCCGAGCAGGGGCTGCACGCCCTGCTCGACGCCATGCCACTCATCCGCTGGGCGGAAGGCTTCCGCCCCACCGCCACCGGGCTCCTCACCCGAGGTCCGCGGACCCTTCTCGTACGGCCCTACGGAGCAATGCCACCGGACGGTCGGCGAACAGCTCGGACACATCGACCGCCGGACCGGTGA
- a CDS encoding IS4 family transposase encodes MGHLGELTQVVPFDLVDEALASAGGLQQRVRRLPSRVVVYLLLAGALFTGLGWTGIWSRLTASLPAPLPVPAGSSITAAMRRVGPKPLKALFDLVKGPAAVTATQTTRFAGRLVVAIDGTQLALPDTPANLAVFPKAKAGQNGPSGYPMLRLVTLVACGTRTLMDAVFGTDATGELTYARDLITTAGTTGALRPGTLLLGDRNFSATAFVRTVASTGADFLIRAKTHSTALKLPILRRLPDGTFLSRIGEVTVRVIDATITLAPTDGADKRPATHSTYRLVTSLLDPDEAPATALVRLYRERWEIETSYCELKSTILGGRVLRGRYPAAVTQETWALLVAYQALRTAMSDAVLHRPNIDPDRTAFTIALNTARDQIIRAAGIIPHTRIDLVGRIGTAILNGLLPARRDRSRPRVKKRAISSKYRAVGRNIDHRTHRTTVHIEINALPSPPDG; translated from the coding sequence GTGGGGCACTTGGGCGAGTTGACCCAGGTTGTCCCGTTCGATCTAGTCGACGAGGCACTCGCATCCGCAGGTGGTCTGCAGCAGCGGGTTCGACGGCTGCCGTCGCGGGTGGTGGTCTACCTCCTGCTCGCAGGCGCACTGTTCACCGGGCTCGGCTGGACCGGGATCTGGTCCCGGCTGACCGCCTCACTGCCCGCGCCGCTGCCCGTGCCAGCGGGTTCATCGATCACGGCCGCGATGCGACGGGTCGGCCCCAAACCATTGAAAGCACTGTTCGACCTGGTCAAAGGCCCCGCAGCGGTGACCGCGACACAGACGACACGGTTCGCGGGCAGGCTGGTCGTCGCGATCGACGGAACCCAGCTCGCCCTGCCGGACACACCCGCGAACCTCGCGGTGTTCCCCAAGGCGAAGGCAGGACAGAACGGGCCGTCCGGATACCCGATGCTGCGCCTGGTCACGCTGGTGGCCTGCGGGACCCGAACCCTCATGGACGCCGTCTTCGGCACCGACGCGACCGGCGAGCTGACCTACGCCCGAGACCTGATCACCACCGCGGGCACGACCGGAGCACTACGGCCCGGGACGCTGCTTCTGGGTGACCGGAACTTCTCAGCCACCGCCTTCGTGCGCACGGTCGCGTCCACGGGCGCGGACTTCCTCATCCGCGCCAAGACCCACAGCACCGCGCTCAAGCTGCCGATCCTGCGTCGTCTGCCCGACGGAACGTTCCTGTCCCGCATAGGCGAAGTCACCGTCCGCGTCATCGACGCCACCATCACCCTCGCCCCCACCGACGGCGCCGACAAGCGTCCCGCCACCCACAGCACCTACCGGCTCGTCACCAGTCTGCTCGACCCCGACGAGGCACCCGCCACCGCTCTGGTCAGGCTCTACCGCGAACGCTGGGAGATCGAGACCAGCTACTGCGAGCTGAAATCGACCATCCTCGGCGGCAGAGTCCTGCGCGGCCGCTACCCGGCAGCCGTCACCCAGGAAACCTGGGCGCTTCTGGTCGCCTACCAGGCACTACGCACCGCGATGAGCGACGCCGTCCTGCACCGGCCCAACATCGACCCCGACCGCACCGCATTCACCATCGCGCTGAACACGGCACGTGACCAGATCATCCGTGCCGCCGGCATCATCCCCCACACCAGGATCGACCTCGTCGGCCGGATCGGCACCGCCATACTCAACGGCCTCCTACCCGCCCGCCGAGACCGGTCCCGGCCCCGCGTGAAGAAACGAGCGATCAGCTCCAAGTACCGCGCCGTCGGCCGCAACATCGACCACCGCACCCACAGGACCACCGTCCACATCGAGATCAACGCATTGCCAAGCCCACCGGACGGCTAA
- a CDS encoding DUF1707 and FHA domain-containing protein, with translation MTSSFEFPTYPARLSDAERDRALGVLRDGAAQGKLSHDTFMRRMELALVARRAEELDALTCDLESGGRWTRGLFRAVGGASAFSVRLRRAWTSERLPKLLLPVPGPRPLLIGRDPGNGLRLSHETVSRMHAELTVHGSRWILRDLGSTNGTCVNGQRVTGSVPVRDGDQVSFGRMSFRLTAPLPKPPS, from the coding sequence GTGACGTCCTCCTTCGAGTTCCCCACGTATCCCGCGCGGCTGTCCGACGCCGAGCGCGACCGTGCTCTCGGTGTGCTCAGAGACGGCGCGGCGCAGGGCAAGCTCTCGCACGACACGTTCATGCGACGCATGGAACTGGCCCTCGTCGCCCGGCGCGCCGAGGAACTCGACGCACTCACCTGTGACCTGGAGTCCGGGGGCCGCTGGACGCGCGGACTGTTCCGTGCCGTCGGCGGCGCATCGGCCTTCTCCGTACGGCTGCGCAGGGCCTGGACGTCCGAGCGGCTGCCGAAACTCCTGCTCCCCGTACCGGGGCCGCGCCCCCTGCTCATCGGCCGCGACCCGGGGAACGGGCTGCGGCTCAGCCACGAGACCGTCTCCCGGATGCACGCCGAACTCACCGTGCACGGCAGCCGGTGGATCCTGCGCGACCTCGGCTCGACGAACGGCACCTGTGTCAACGGTCAGCGGGTCACCGGGTCGGTCCCGGTGCGCGACGGCGACCAGGTGAGCTTCGGACGGATGAGTTTCCGCCTCACCGCCCCCCTCCCCAAGCCGCCGTCCTGA
- a CDS encoding GNAT family N-acetyltransferase — MHVAPPELTVRSLTGPDELGLFCRLSYVLDHELADAAGRRRPDWMWVALHGERVVGRVSWWTSRDGGAPLALDFFDLDDTLPAQERHEIGVRLVETATAAVVPAGAERPEYGRFIPPDWREDPIIAYIGVLPAHRGKGYIDDVLAEGTRVLAATGVDRIRAATDLGNVPMAKSFESLGYVNFERAFNMVWD, encoded by the coding sequence GTGCACGTAGCACCACCGGAACTGACCGTCCGTTCGCTCACCGGCCCGGACGAGCTCGGACTGTTCTGCCGCCTCTCGTACGTCCTGGACCACGAACTGGCGGACGCCGCCGGCCGCCGCCGCCCCGACTGGATGTGGGTGGCTCTGCACGGCGAGCGCGTCGTGGGCCGGGTGTCCTGGTGGACCTCGCGGGACGGCGGCGCCCCTCTCGCGCTGGACTTCTTCGACCTGGACGACACCCTGCCCGCGCAGGAGCGCCATGAGATCGGTGTGCGGCTGGTGGAGACGGCCACGGCGGCCGTCGTACCCGCCGGTGCGGAGCGCCCCGAGTACGGGCGGTTCATTCCGCCGGACTGGCGCGAGGACCCGATCATCGCGTACATCGGGGTGCTGCCCGCCCATCGCGGCAAGGGCTACATCGACGACGTCCTCGCCGAGGGCACCCGGGTGCTGGCGGCGACGGGCGTGGACCGGATCAGGGCGGCGACCGATCTCGGCAACGTCCCGATGGCGAAGTCCTTCGAGAGCCTGGGGTACGTGAACTTCGAGCGCGCGTTCAACATGGTCTGGGACTGA
- the treZ gene encoding malto-oligosyltrehalose trehalohydrolase yields MRFEVWAPDAESVGLRVAGGTQPMERDATRPGWWTALAEAGDGERYGFSVDGGPVLPDPRSRRQPDGPDGESAVYDQNTHVWRSEWAGRGLPGAVLYELHVGTYTPEGTFDAAAARLGHLAELGITHVSLMPVCPFPGTHGWGYEGVSLWAVHEPYGGPAGLKRFVDAAHGLGLGVLLDVVHNHLGPSGNYLPAFGPYFTDTHHTPWGSAVNLDAPGSDEVRAYLLGSALAWLRDYRLDGLRLDAVHALADSRALTFLEELSAAVDALAADTGRPLSLVAESDLCDPRTTTPRAAGGLGLHAQWNDDFHHSLHTALTGESQGYYADFAAAPLAALAKTVTSAFFHNGTYSSFRGRTHGRPVDVTRTAAHRFVGYAQTHDQIGNRALGDRLAASLSPGLQACTAVLVLTGPFTPMLFMGEEWGARTPWRFFTDHTDPDLAEAVRNGRRREFGAHGWAEEEIPDPQDPATRDRSCLDWSEPEREPHARIHAWYRELIALRGAMPDLRDPDLATVKTAYDETDRWLAYRRGDLRIAVNLSGKPATIPLGGGRHRSGGGRVLAAWEPVGAPGTDGLLHLPPESCVILADD; encoded by the coding sequence ATGCGGTTCGAGGTGTGGGCACCCGACGCGGAGTCCGTCGGGCTCCGGGTGGCGGGCGGGACGCAGCCGATGGAGCGGGACGCGACGCGGCCCGGCTGGTGGACCGCCCTGGCGGAGGCCGGTGACGGCGAGCGTTACGGCTTCTCGGTGGACGGCGGGCCCGTGCTCCCCGACCCTCGCTCGCGCCGCCAGCCGGACGGGCCGGACGGCGAGAGCGCCGTGTACGACCAGAACACCCATGTATGGCGCAGCGAATGGGCGGGGCGCGGGCTGCCCGGCGCCGTCCTGTACGAACTGCACGTGGGGACGTACACCCCGGAGGGGACCTTCGACGCCGCCGCCGCGCGGCTCGGGCACCTCGCCGAGCTGGGCATCACCCATGTGTCGCTGATGCCCGTCTGTCCCTTCCCCGGCACCCATGGGTGGGGGTACGAAGGGGTGTCGCTGTGGGCCGTGCACGAACCGTACGGCGGTCCCGCCGGGCTGAAGCGCTTCGTCGACGCGGCGCACGGCCTGGGGCTCGGTGTCCTCCTGGACGTGGTCCACAACCACCTCGGCCCGTCGGGCAACTACCTCCCCGCGTTCGGCCCCTACTTCACCGACACCCATCACACGCCGTGGGGCTCGGCCGTGAACCTCGACGCGCCGGGTTCCGACGAGGTGCGGGCGTACCTGCTGGGGAGCGCGCTCGCCTGGCTGCGCGACTACCGTCTCGACGGGCTGCGGCTGGATGCCGTCCACGCCCTCGCCGACAGCCGGGCGCTCACCTTCCTGGAGGAGCTCTCCGCGGCGGTCGACGCGCTCGCGGCGGACACCGGCCGGCCGCTCTCGCTCGTCGCCGAGTCCGATCTCTGCGACCCGCGGACGACCACGCCACGCGCGGCCGGCGGCCTCGGACTGCACGCCCAGTGGAACGACGACTTCCATCACTCCCTGCACACCGCGCTCACGGGCGAGTCCCAGGGGTACTACGCCGACTTCGCAGCCGCCCCGCTCGCGGCCCTCGCCAAGACCGTGACCAGTGCCTTCTTCCACAACGGGACGTACTCCAGCTTCCGCGGCCGTACGCACGGCCGCCCCGTCGACGTCACCCGGACCGCCGCCCATCGCTTCGTCGGTTACGCGCAGACCCATGACCAGATCGGCAACCGGGCCCTGGGCGACCGGCTCGCCGCGTCCCTCTCCCCCGGCCTCCAGGCGTGCACGGCGGTACTGGTGCTCACCGGTCCCTTCACCCCGATGCTGTTCATGGGCGAGGAGTGGGGGGCCCGCACCCCCTGGCGGTTCTTCACCGACCACACCGACCCCGACCTTGCGGAGGCGGTCCGCAACGGCAGGCGCCGCGAGTTCGGGGCGCACGGCTGGGCGGAGGAGGAGATTCCCGACCCGCAGGACCCTGCCACCCGCGACCGCTCCTGCCTCGACTGGAGCGAACCGGAACGCGAGCCGCACGCCCGAATCCATGCCTGGTACCGCGAACTGATCGCGCTGCGCGGGGCGATGCCCGATCTGCGTGATCCGGACCTGGCGACGGTGAAGACGGCGTACGACGAGACCGACAGGTGGCTGGCGTACCGCAGGGGTGATCTGCGGATCGCCGTCAACCTCTCGGGGAAACCGGCCACCATCCCGCTGGGCGGTGGCCGGCACCGCAGTGGCGGGGGCAGGGTACTGGCGGCCTGGGAGCCGGTCGGGGCACCCGGTACGGACGGGCTGCTGCACCTGCCGCCGGAGTCGTGCGTGATCCTCGCCGACGACTGA
- a CDS encoding aminopeptidase P family protein has translation MSSPNPPVPFTADDYRARMARAVEAAAEAGLAGLLVAPGPDLDHLTGYRPTAITERLTVLVLTAGQEPVLVVPALEAPDAEQAAGAPALTLRDWTDGKDPYAITAPLLAADGRFGISDNAWAMHLLGIQQLLPDTSYTSLTEALPMLRAVKDARELERLTAAGAAADATYGEILKVRFSGRSETDVAADLSALLKHFGHSQVDFTVVGSGPNGANPHHEAGERVIERGDMVVLDFGGLKHGYGSDTSRTVHVGEPTAEEQRVHDIVREAQEAGCRAVRPGVSCQEIDRAARAVITEFGYGERFIHRTGHGIGVTTHEPPYMIEGEEQPLVPGMCFSVEPGVYLPGRYGVRIEDIVTVTEDGGRRLNTTSRELAIVE, from the coding sequence ATGTCCAGCCCGAACCCACCCGTGCCGTTCACCGCCGACGACTACCGGGCGCGCATGGCGCGCGCCGTCGAGGCCGCCGCCGAAGCGGGCCTCGCCGGCCTCCTCGTCGCTCCCGGCCCCGACCTCGACCATCTCACCGGCTACCGGCCGACCGCGATCACCGAACGCCTCACCGTCCTCGTCCTGACCGCGGGGCAGGAACCAGTCCTCGTGGTTCCGGCCCTGGAGGCACCGGACGCCGAACAAGCCGCCGGAGCCCCCGCGCTCACCCTCCGCGACTGGACCGACGGCAAGGACCCGTACGCCATCACCGCCCCGCTGCTCGCCGCCGATGGCAGGTTCGGGATCAGCGACAACGCCTGGGCCATGCATCTCCTCGGAATCCAACAGCTTCTGCCGGACACCTCGTACACCTCGCTGACCGAAGCCCTGCCCATGCTCCGGGCCGTGAAGGACGCCCGCGAACTGGAGCGCCTCACGGCCGCCGGAGCCGCCGCGGACGCCACGTACGGCGAGATCCTCAAGGTGCGCTTCTCCGGCCGCAGCGAGACCGACGTGGCCGCCGACCTGTCGGCGCTCCTCAAGCACTTCGGCCACTCCCAGGTCGACTTCACCGTCGTCGGCTCCGGCCCCAACGGCGCCAACCCGCACCACGAGGCGGGTGAGCGCGTCATCGAGCGGGGTGACATGGTCGTGCTGGATTTCGGTGGCCTCAAGCACGGGTACGGCTCCGACACCTCCCGTACGGTCCACGTCGGCGAACCGACGGCCGAGGAGCAGCGCGTCCACGACATCGTGCGGGAGGCACAGGAGGCGGGCTGCCGTGCCGTCAGGCCGGGGGTCTCCTGCCAGGAGATCGACCGGGCGGCCCGTGCCGTCATCACCGAGTTCGGCTACGGCGAGCGGTTCATCCACCGCACCGGCCACGGCATCGGCGTCACCACCCACGAGCCGCCGTACATGATCGAGGGCGAGGAACAGCCGCTGGTGCCCGGGATGTGCTTCTCCGTGGAACCGGGTGTCTACCTCCCAGGCCGCTACGGCGTCCGCATCGAGGACATCGTGACGGTGACCGAGGACGGCGGGCGCAGGCTGAACACGACCTCGCGCGAACTGGCGATCGTCGAGTAG
- a CDS encoding DUF1963 domain-containing protein, protein MNTELLGRLQPFRDEALRRGIPSEDIERWIATARPSGTLVTNGDGPVVGRFGGPVMLPVDTPDPWEPLLATLDCAALPEEVTGLPLPPDGHLLLFGFPEVVIAPHSTGEVVYIPAGTPVEERKTKNPCVYGEEEDDVDEDALFVYEQFPKGDLRLSADVSLPYHHLITSQETPFGAPLPGHPRSYELAKAWRDTAGGITMDGTLHIGGYGSHECVEADPVVYAAEAAARAVGPTGPGDAELSAPEDWVLLAQWDISLDTRDSATLHWVIPLHDLAARRFERTHVSFFWNP, encoded by the coding sequence ATGAACACCGAACTGCTCGGCCGGCTGCAGCCGTTCCGGGACGAAGCACTGAGGCGCGGCATACCGTCCGAGGACATCGAGCGATGGATCGCCACCGCCCGCCCGTCCGGGACGCTCGTCACGAACGGGGACGGGCCGGTCGTCGGCAGGTTCGGCGGCCCGGTGATGCTGCCCGTCGACACCCCCGACCCCTGGGAACCTTTGCTCGCCACCCTCGACTGCGCGGCCCTGCCCGAGGAGGTGACTGGTCTCCCGCTGCCGCCCGACGGCCACCTGCTGCTCTTCGGCTTCCCCGAGGTGGTGATCGCCCCGCACAGCACCGGTGAGGTCGTGTACATCCCGGCCGGGACGCCCGTCGAGGAGCGGAAGACGAAGAATCCGTGCGTCTACGGCGAAGAGGAGGACGACGTCGACGAGGACGCCCTCTTCGTCTACGAGCAGTTCCCGAAGGGCGATCTGCGCCTGTCGGCGGACGTCTCCCTGCCGTACCACCATCTGATCACGTCCCAGGAAACCCCCTTCGGCGCTCCGCTCCCCGGGCACCCCCGCTCCTACGAACTGGCCAAGGCGTGGAGGGACACAGCCGGCGGCATCACCATGGACGGGACACTGCACATCGGCGGGTACGGCTCCCACGAGTGCGTCGAAGCGGACCCCGTCGTATACGCCGCGGAGGCCGCTGCACGGGCGGTGGGGCCGACCGGGCCCGGCGACGCGGAGCTCTCCGCCCCAGAGGACTGGGTGCTGCTCGCCCAGTGGGACATCAGCCTCGACACGCGGGACAGTGCCACTCTGCACTGGGTGATCCCACTGCACGACCTGGCCGCACGGCGCTTCGAACGCACGCACGTCTCCTTCTTCTGGAACCCCTGA
- a CDS encoding LysR family transcriptional regulator, with protein MIDARRLRILRAVADHRTVTAAAAALYLTPSAVSQQLAALEQETGHRLVERGARGARLTAAGEILLTHTNVVLAQLERAEAELAAYSAGVAGTVTVAAFATGIGLVLAPAITDLNLTAPGIRVRVQDAEGDASVPMVLDRQVDVAVAVEYRGAPGADDERLTRVPLYSEPFDAVLPVDHRLAGQHQVAVADLAKDPWIGPYPGNPCHDVVVLACEFAGFEPRLEHSSDDFRAVVALAGAGAGVALVPRSALRGVERTGVVVRPVEGSAPTRRVFAAVRQGAEGHPLIRPVLDALGAAGAKEEGLAARTP; from the coding sequence ATGATCGATGCACGGCGGCTGCGAATTCTGCGTGCGGTGGCGGACCACCGCACGGTGACCGCCGCGGCCGCCGCGCTGTATCTGACCCCGTCCGCGGTGTCCCAGCAGCTCGCCGCCCTGGAGCAGGAGACCGGCCACCGGCTCGTCGAACGCGGGGCGCGCGGGGCGCGGCTCACGGCGGCGGGGGAGATCCTGCTCACCCACACCAACGTGGTGCTGGCCCAGCTGGAACGGGCCGAGGCGGAGCTCGCGGCGTACAGCGCCGGAGTGGCCGGCACGGTGACGGTCGCCGCGTTCGCCACCGGCATCGGCCTCGTCCTCGCCCCCGCCATCACGGACCTGAACCTCACCGCGCCCGGCATCCGGGTCCGGGTCCAGGACGCCGAAGGCGACGCGAGCGTGCCGATGGTGCTGGACCGGCAGGTGGATGTGGCGGTCGCTGTCGAGTACCGGGGCGCGCCGGGGGCGGACGACGAACGGCTGACAAGGGTCCCGCTGTACTCCGAGCCCTTCGACGCGGTGCTGCCCGTGGACCACCGGCTGGCCGGTCAGCACCAGGTGGCGGTCGCGGACCTCGCGAAGGATCCGTGGATCGGTCCGTATCCGGGGAACCCCTGCCACGACGTGGTGGTCCTGGCCTGCGAGTTCGCCGGCTTCGAACCCAGGCTGGAACACTCGTCGGACGACTTCCGCGCGGTCGTCGCGCTGGCGGGGGCGGGCGCGGGCGTGGCCCTGGTGCCGAGGTCGGCGTTGCGGGGGGTGGAACGGACCGGCGTGGTCGTCCGCCCGGTGGAGGGCAGCGCACCGACCCGCCGCGTCTTCGCGGCGGTCCGCCAGGGGGCGGAGGGCCACCCCTTGATCCGGCCGGTGCTGGACGCGCTGGGAGCGGCCGGCGCAAAGGAAGAAGGCCTGGCCGCCCGTACGCCGTAG